The following are from one region of the Bacteroidales bacterium genome:
- a CDS encoding proline dehydrogenase family protein: MNFSFENVEHAFAHKSLKELKQSRFLFRVIFKSWIIALAKPLIKFALWIHFPIKWAVKPTVYRYFCGGENLNDALRLVNKLNDFKVKSVLDFAAEETTSQEQSDKTFKQVMEIIHLAHTNKAIAFAVFKPSALCRVKVLEKVSNKQILSSFEQKEYDSFVAMVDYLCQAAYENNVPILIDAEYTSMQAAVDDVLWQMMLKYNKEKAVVFNTLQMYRKDRLAFLKEWYQKACEQNIFMGVKFVRGAYLEQERIWAKEKNMPSPVHETKQDTDNDFDNALRFCMEHLDRIAIFCGSHNEKSCTLLANLMLQKQLKNYDERVYFSQLYGMSDHISFNLAHAGYNVAKYVPFGPVNITIPYLLRRADENKSIGGQVSRELKLIEQAIHQRKIK; encoded by the coding sequence ATGAATTTTTCATTTGAAAATGTAGAGCATGCTTTTGCCCATAAAAGCTTGAAAGAATTAAAGCAATCACGTTTTTTATTTAGAGTTATATTTAAGTCGTGGATTATTGCCCTAGCAAAACCTCTTATTAAATTTGCTTTATGGATTCATTTCCCTATTAAATGGGCTGTAAAACCCACTGTTTATAGATATTTTTGTGGAGGCGAAAATTTAAACGATGCGCTACGTTTAGTAAATAAATTAAACGATTTTAAAGTAAAATCGGTACTCGATTTTGCGGCTGAAGAAACTACTTCGCAAGAACAATCCGATAAAACATTTAAACAAGTAATGGAAATTATTCACTTAGCCCACACCAATAAAGCCATTGCATTTGCAGTATTTAAACCAAGTGCTTTATGTAGAGTAAAAGTTTTAGAAAAAGTTTCGAATAAGCAAATACTCAGTTCTTTCGAACAAAAAGAATACGACTCATTTGTTGCAATGGTCGATTACCTTTGTCAAGCAGCCTATGAAAATAATGTCCCCATTTTGATTGATGCTGAATATACTTCAATGCAAGCTGCTGTTGACGATGTGTTATGGCAAATGATGTTGAAATACAATAAAGAAAAAGCAGTGGTTTTTAATACGCTCCAGATGTATCGTAAAGACCGTTTAGCTTTTCTTAAAGAATGGTATCAAAAAGCTTGCGAGCAAAATATTTTTATGGGAGTAAAATTTGTTCGTGGAGCTTATTTGGAGCAAGAAAGAATTTGGGCAAAAGAAAAAAATATGCCTTCGCCCGTACATGAAACAAAACAAGATACCGATAACGATTTTGATAATGCTTTGCGTTTTTGTATGGAGCATTTGGATCGTATTGCTATATTTTGCGGTAGTCATAATGAAAAAAGTTGTACATTATTGGCAAATTTAATGCTTCAAAAACAACTGAAAAACTATGATGAACGTGTATATTTTTCTCAACTATACGGTATGAGCGATCATATTTCATTTAATCTTGCTCATGCTGGATATAATGTTGCTAAATATGTACCATTTGGACCTGTAAATATAACTATACCATATTTATTGCGAAGAGCCGACGAAAATAAAAGTATAGGTGGACAAGTGAGCAGAGAATTAAAGTTGATAGAACAAGCTATACATCAAAGAAAAATAAAATAA
- a CDS encoding asparaginase, which produces MDKTKILLIYTGGTIGMVKDKKTNSLVPVEISEIFKHVPELSLFPYQIDTISLKPLIDSSNTTPEFWKNMLSIIKQNYLLFDGFVILHGTDTMAYSASAISFMIENVNKPIIFTGSQLPISEIRTDGRENLLTAITIAASKLPNGQPTVPEVCIYFENKLFRANRTSKYSTDQFKAFKSPNYPLLATAGIDIHYNFPYIDYPSQNETIFHNHLNSNVAIVKLFPGIQQQVFDALLNINGLNGIVLETYGAGNAPTNEWFIKSIKRAIDNGICILNVTQCLVGSIKMGVYETSREMLQAGVIDGKDMTTEAAVTKMMYVLSKGFSYQESRYYLQHSIRGEMTEE; this is translated from the coding sequence ATGGATAAGACTAAAATTTTATTGATTTATACAGGTGGAACGATTGGAATGGTAAAAGATAAAAAAACAAATTCACTTGTCCCTGTAGAAATTTCTGAAATTTTTAAACATGTTCCAGAGTTAAGCTTATTTCCATATCAAATTGATACTATTTCGCTTAAGCCGTTAATAGACTCATCTAATACCACACCCGAGTTCTGGAAAAATATGTTATCAATTATTAAGCAAAATTATTTATTGTTCGATGGTTTTGTTATTTTGCATGGAACCGACACAATGGCATATTCAGCCTCGGCAATAAGTTTTATGATAGAAAATGTTAATAAACCAATTATTTTTACAGGTTCTCAGTTGCCTATAAGCGAAATACGTACCGATGGACGCGAAAATTTATTAACAGCAATTACCATAGCTGCTTCAAAATTGCCTAATGGACAACCCACAGTGCCTGAAGTATGTATTTACTTTGAAAACAAACTTTTTAGAGCCAATCGAACCTCAAAATATAGTACCGATCAATTTAAAGCCTTTAAATCGCCCAATTATCCGCTTTTAGCAACTGCTGGCATCGATATTCATTACAATTTTCCTTATATCGATTATCCTTCGCAAAATGAAACGATTTTCCATAATCACTTAAACTCAAATGTAGCTATTGTTAAATTATTCCCAGGTATTCAACAACAAGTATTTGATGCTTTATTGAATATAAATGGATTAAATGGGATTGTGCTCGAAACCTATGGAGCCGGTAATGCTCCAACCAACGAATGGTTTATTAAATCTATAAAAAGAGCAATAGATAATGGAATTTGTATATTAAATGTAACGCAATGCTTAGTAGGGAGTATAAAAATGGGCGTATATGAAACAAGCCGCGAAATGTTGCAAGCGGGCGTTATAGATGGCAAAGATATGACTACCGAAGCAGCAGTTACTAAAATGATGTATGTGTTAAGTAAGGGTTTTAGTTATCAAGAATCGCGTTATTATTTACAACATTCCATTAGAGGAGAAATGACAGAAGAATAA
- a CDS encoding acetate kinase — translation MKVLVLNCGSSSIKYQLLDMSGEPDVLAKGLLERIGLKDSELGHQAKGKDKVKWVRDIPSHTEGIDWILKTLVDKEYGVLTNLNEIAAVGHRVAHGGENFTQSALITEKTKKDIEACIELAPLHNPANLKGILAMEKLLPGVPMVAVFDTSFHQTMPAEAYMYPIPYEYYEKYKIRRYAFHGTSHKYVAQKACKMLGLDFNKINIITCHLGNGASVAAIKQGKSIDSSMGFTPVEGLMMGTRVGDVDAGVLLFLMDKEKLDCNGLNNVINKKSGVLGISGISMDMRDLHAAMEQGNKRAELALKMYAYRVKKYIGAYAAALGGVDLIIFTGGIGENDYIIRRWSCEGLEFMGVKFDKDKNCGVKGKDVVISTDDSKVKVMAVTTNEELVIATDTVNIVFSKNMVY, via the coding sequence ATGAAAGTTTTAGTATTAAATTGTGGGAGTTCGTCTATTAAATATCAATTACTCGACATGTCAGGCGAACCAGACGTATTAGCTAAAGGGTTGTTAGAACGTATTGGTTTAAAAGATAGCGAACTCGGACATCAGGCAAAAGGTAAAGATAAGGTTAAATGGGTACGCGATATACCAAGTCATACCGAAGGTATCGATTGGATTTTAAAAACCCTAGTAGATAAAGAATATGGCGTATTAACAAATTTAAACGAAATAGCTGCGGTAGGACATCGTGTAGCTCATGGTGGCGAAAACTTTACACAAAGTGCACTCATTACAGAAAAAACTAAAAAAGATATTGAGGCTTGTATCGAATTAGCACCTTTGCACAATCCAGCTAACCTTAAAGGTATTCTCGCTATGGAAAAATTATTACCCGGTGTGCCCATGGTTGCCGTTTTTGATACTTCATTCCATCAAACTATGCCAGCCGAAGCTTACATGTACCCAATACCTTATGAATATTATGAAAAATATAAAATTCGTCGTTATGCTTTTCACGGAACTAGCCATAAATATGTAGCTCAAAAAGCTTGTAAAATGCTAGGATTAGATTTTAATAAAATAAATATTATTACATGTCATTTAGGCAATGGTGCTTCGGTAGCAGCTATTAAACAAGGAAAATCGATCGATAGCTCCATGGGTTTTACACCAGTAGAAGGATTAATGATGGGAACCCGTGTCGGCGATGTTGACGCTGGTGTATTATTATTTTTGATGGATAAAGAAAAACTCGATTGCAACGGCTTAAACAATGTTATCAATAAAAAGAGCGGTGTTTTGGGAATAAGTGGAATTTCGATGGATATGCGAGATCTCCATGCTGCTATGGAACAAGGTAATAAACGTGCAGAACTTGCTCTTAAAATGTATGCATATAGAGTAAAAAAATATATTGGGGCTTATGCTGCTGCATTGGGTGGTGTCGATTTAATTATTTTTACGGGAGGTATTGGCGAAAACGATTATATTATTCGCCGTTGGTCATGTGAGGGACTTGAATTTATGGGCGTTAAATTCGATAAAGATAAAAATTGCGGCGTAAAAGGAAAAGATGTTGTTATTAGTACCGACGATTCAAAAGTAAAAGTTATGGCTGTTACTACTAACGAAGAGTTAGTAATAGCAACCGATACTGTAAATATTGTTTTTTCAAAAAATATGGTTTATTAA
- a CDS encoding biopolymer transporter ExbD, with product MGKFKQKTKGGTPKISTASLPDVIFMLLFFFMVTTVMRDVELKVKLKLPAEISEAKKIEKKSLVSYIYVGEPRPQFQKIFGTEPRIQLNDAFAKLSDIQSFIEKERAARPESDVPFLTTSLKVDINTKMGIITDLKQELRKANALKINYSGRNKGK from the coding sequence ATGGGAAAATTTAAGCAAAAAACAAAAGGTGGTACACCCAAAATTAGTACTGCATCTTTGCCCGACGTTATTTTCATGCTTTTGTTCTTCTTTATGGTAACAACAGTAATGCGCGATGTTGAACTTAAAGTAAAATTGAAGTTACCAGCTGAAATTTCGGAAGCCAAAAAGATTGAAAAGAAATCGTTGGTGAGTTATATTTATGTGGGTGAACCGCGTCCGCAGTTTCAAAAAATATTTGGAACTGAACCTCGTATTCAATTAAACGATGCTTTTGCTAAGCTTTCTGATATTCAGTCTTTTATCGAAAAAGAAAGAGCTGCACGCCCAGAAAGTGATGTGCCTTTTTTAACTACTTCGCTAAAAGTAGATATTAATACTAAGATGGGTATTATTACAGACCTTAAACAAGAACTTAGAAAAGCAAATGCTCTTAAAATTAACTATTCAGGACGAAATAAAGGTAAATAA
- the dprA gene encoding DNA-protecting protein DprA, whose product MNDQRALKIAITLIPGIGDINAKRLIAYCGGLEAVFRENKNNLDKIPGISDVLAKKIIKTIYSNDLWKRVEEELKFCDTYQIQILSYLDENYPYRLKHCEDGPVTIFTLGNIPFNAPQVLSVVGTRRATHYGRAFCDKIMQDFKNNNLNVLIVSGLAYGIDIAAHKSALDNGLPTVAVVAHGLDQIYPAEHKKIAAKMLDNGGLISEFLSKTPPDKGNFVKRNRIIAGMSDATLVVESKRDGGAMITAEIAFSYNRDVLALPGKISDTYSEGPNFLIKSNKAALVESAEDICKVLGWSFKVKNEPNNIPLVFEINEDEKKIIEILKDKGDITIDLIALAANMPVSKVSVLLLNMEFNGLIKPLPGKVYTLAIKL is encoded by the coding sequence ATAAACGACCAGAGAGCTTTAAAAATTGCTATAACTTTAATACCTGGCATTGGCGATATTAATGCTAAAAGGCTTATTGCTTATTGTGGTGGTTTAGAGGCAGTTTTTAGAGAAAATAAAAATAATTTAGATAAAATACCTGGAATTAGCGACGTATTAGCTAAGAAAATAATAAAAACTATTTATAGCAACGATTTGTGGAAAAGGGTAGAAGAGGAACTCAAATTTTGCGATACTTATCAAATTCAAATTTTATCTTATCTCGACGAAAATTATCCTTATCGATTAAAACATTGTGAAGATGGGCCCGTTACAATTTTTACATTGGGCAATATCCCATTTAATGCTCCTCAGGTTTTAAGTGTTGTAGGAACTCGACGGGCAACACACTACGGGCGTGCTTTTTGCGATAAGATAATGCAAGATTTTAAAAATAATAATCTTAATGTTTTAATTGTAAGTGGCTTAGCTTATGGGATAGATATAGCTGCACATAAATCTGCTTTAGATAACGGATTACCAACGGTTGCGGTGGTTGCTCATGGATTAGATCAAATTTATCCCGCCGAACATAAAAAAATTGCTGCAAAAATGCTCGATAATGGAGGCTTAATTAGCGAATTTTTATCGAAAACACCTCCTGATAAAGGAAATTTTGTTAAACGTAATAGGATTATTGCTGGAATGTCGGATGCAACTTTAGTAGTTGAATCAAAGCGAGATGGAGGCGCAATGATAACCGCCGAAATAGCTTTCTCATACAACCGCGATGTATTAGCATTACCTGGAAAAATAAGCGATACCTATTCCGAAGGACCTAATTTTCTTATAAAATCAAATAAAGCCGCTCTAGTAGAAAGTGCCGAAGATATATGTAAAGTATTAGGCTGGTCTTTTAAAGTTAAGAATGAGCCAAACAATATTCCACTTGTTTTTGAAATAAACGAAGATGAGAAAAAAATAATAGAAATATTGAAAGATAAAGGTGATATTACTATCGATCTTATTGCCCTAGCAGCCAATATGCCTGTGAGTAAAGTTTCAGTATTATTGTTAAATATGGAATTCAATGGTCTTATTAAGCCTCTGCCCGGTAAAGTTTATACATTAGCAATAAAGCTTTAG
- a CDS encoding biopolymer transporter ExbD, with amino-acid sequence MPKKEIPEINAGSMADIAFLLLIFFLVATTMDVDSGLSRKLPPWIDETTEKPPEIKKRNVFTVLINANNQLLVQNEWGNIKDLRKKAKEFIENPNDDPNMPEKVMTNVPFFGQYPVSKQVISLQNDRGTKYEMYLKVQNELVAAYNELRQELAMKKFGKDYDKLSQEQREAINEIYPQRISEAEPKNIGGGNK; translated from the coding sequence ATGCCAAAGAAAGAAATACCTGAAATTAATGCAGGATCAATGGCAGATATCGCTTTTCTGCTTTTGATATTTTTCTTGGTGGCTACAACCATGGATGTAGATAGTGGATTGTCACGAAAACTTCCACCATGGATTGACGAAACCACCGAAAAACCACCTGAAATAAAAAAGCGTAATGTATTTACGGTTTTAATAAATGCTAATAATCAGCTTCTTGTTCAAAACGAATGGGGAAATATTAAGGATTTACGAAAAAAAGCAAAAGAATTTATCGAAAATCCAAACGACGATCCCAATATGCCCGAAAAGGTGATGACAAATGTGCCTTTTTTTGGACAATATCCTGTTTCGAAGCAAGTTATTTCGTTGCAAAATGACCGTGGTACAAAGTATGAAATGTATCTAAAAGTTCAAAACGAGCTCGTTGCTGCATATAATGAATTGCGACAAGAACTTGCTATGAAAAAGTTTGGTAAAGATTACGATAAACTTTCGCAAGAACAACGTGAAGCCATTAATGAAATTTACCCACAACGCATTTCCGAAGCTGAACCTAAAAATATTGGAGGAGGAAATAAATAA
- a CDS encoding bifunctional enoyl-CoA hydratase/phosphate acetyltransferase: protein MEFKKLDEFVQIAKAGITKRLVVAAAADEPVLEAVYNARKEGIIEPILVGDKEAINQICTKLNLDFNGVEIVQESDPVKASAVAVSLIKEGRGDILMKGLVATGPLLKAVLDKEKGLRKGALISHIAFMEIPFYHKLLAIADAAVNIAPEFEDKVAILENSIEAFHKLGVDCPKVAVVGAVETVNPKMEDTIHAAMLTQMNRRKQIKGCLVDGPLAVDNAVSKEAAHHKGIVSDVAGDADLIICPNIASANIMYKTLGFLANACSAAVLMGAKVPIVLTSRADSDKSKMMSIALAAAMK, encoded by the coding sequence ATGGAATTTAAAAAATTAGATGAATTTGTTCAAATAGCTAAGGCGGGTATCACAAAACGATTAGTAGTTGCAGCTGCCGCTGATGAACCAGTTTTAGAGGCTGTTTATAATGCAAGAAAAGAAGGTATTATTGAACCAATTTTAGTAGGCGATAAAGAAGCCATAAATCAAATTTGCACAAAATTAAATCTTGATTTTAATGGTGTTGAAATAGTTCAAGAATCCGATCCCGTTAAAGCTTCTGCCGTTGCTGTTTCTTTAATTAAAGAAGGTAGAGGAGATATATTAATGAAAGGATTAGTGGCTACGGGACCACTTTTAAAAGCTGTTTTAGACAAAGAAAAAGGACTACGCAAAGGTGCTTTAATTAGTCACATTGCATTTATGGAAATTCCTTTTTATCATAAGCTTTTAGCTATTGCCGATGCTGCAGTTAACATCGCACCTGAATTTGAAGATAAAGTAGCAATACTTGAAAATAGCATTGAAGCATTTCATAAATTAGGTGTAGATTGCCCTAAAGTAGCTGTTGTAGGAGCTGTTGAAACCGTTAATCCAAAAATGGAAGATACCATTCATGCTGCAATGCTAACTCAAATGAACCGTCGTAAACAGATAAAAGGTTGTTTAGTCGATGGTCCTTTGGCTGTTGATAATGCTGTTTCTAAAGAAGCTGCTCATCACAAAGGTATTGTTAGTGATGTGGCCGGTGATGCCGATTTAATTATCTGTCCCAATATAGCTTCTGCAAATATTATGTATAAAACATTAGGATTTTTAGCAAATGCATGCTCGGCAGCTGTTTTAATGGGAGCTAAAGTTCCTATCGTTCTTACATCACGTGCCGATAGCGATAAGAGCAAAATGATGTCTATTGCTTTAGCCGCTGCTATGAAATAG
- a CDS encoding saccharopine dehydrogenase NADP-binding domain-containing protein: MKQILILGAGFSSTVMIKYLLEKSVENNWKITVGDVSLELAEKKVNHHPNGRAIAFDINNEEQKQLEIGNADVVISFLPAMMHPIVARECLKQGKNMLTASYVSPEMKALAPEVKQKGLIFLNELGVDPGIDHMSAMKVIDHIRSQGGIMKAFYSNTGGLIAPESDNNPWHYKFTWNPRNVIVAGQGTAKYFENGTIKYIPYQQLFKRTFRVKVLDLGEFDVYANRDSLSYREVYGLQDIPTIFRGTMRRPGYCQAWNIFVQLGMTDDTYIVENSENITYRDFINMYLPYDNSLTVEEKVCKIFNLDMNSQELHLLKWSGIFEKNIVGLKDASPAKILQKLLEEKWRLEPGDKDMIVMQHIFKYEINQELHQITSSLVVKGKNEIETSMAITVGMPVAFATEMLLKGEINLTGVHTPVIPELYNPILSKLEQIGIHFIEEHQVIN; encoded by the coding sequence ATGAAACAAATATTAATATTAGGTGCAGGATTTTCGTCCACAGTAATGATTAAATACTTATTAGAAAAATCTGTAGAAAATAACTGGAAAATAACAGTTGGTGATGTTTCGCTTGAATTAGCCGAAAAAAAAGTTAATCATCACCCCAATGGTCGTGCAATTGCCTTCGATATCAACAATGAAGAACAGAAGCAATTAGAAATAGGCAATGCCGATGTAGTAATATCATTTTTACCCGCAATGATGCATCCAATAGTGGCTCGCGAATGTTTAAAACAAGGTAAAAATATGCTAACAGCCTCCTATGTTTCACCAGAAATGAAAGCTCTAGCTCCAGAGGTGAAACAAAAAGGGTTAATATTTTTAAACGAATTGGGTGTTGACCCCGGTATCGATCATATGTCGGCAATGAAAGTTATCGATCATATACGCTCACAAGGAGGTATTATGAAAGCTTTTTATAGCAATACCGGCGGATTAATAGCTCCAGAATCAGATAATAATCCATGGCACTATAAATTTACTTGGAATCCAAGAAATGTTATAGTTGCCGGACAAGGAACAGCCAAATATTTTGAAAATGGAACCATCAAATATATACCATATCAACAATTATTTAAACGTACCTTTAGAGTTAAAGTACTCGATTTAGGTGAATTTGATGTATATGCCAACCGCGATTCTTTATCTTATCGTGAAGTTTATGGTTTACAAGATATACCAACCATTTTCAGAGGGACTATGCGTCGTCCTGGATATTGTCAAGCATGGAATATATTTGTTCAACTTGGTATGACCGATGATACTTATATAGTTGAAAATTCTGAAAATATTACTTATCGCGATTTTATCAATATGTATCTCCCGTACGATAATTCTTTAACAGTTGAAGAAAAAGTGTGTAAAATATTCAATCTTGATATGAATTCGCAAGAATTACATCTTTTAAAATGGTCTGGAATTTTCGAAAAAAATATAGTGGGCTTAAAAGATGCTAGTCCAGCAAAAATATTGCAAAAATTATTGGAAGAAAAATGGAGACTTGAGCCTGGCGATAAAGATATGATTGTTATGCAACATATTTTTAAATATGAAATAAATCAAGAACTTCATCAGATTACATCCTCACTTGTAGTTAAAGGTAAAAACGAAATAGAAACTTCAATGGCAATAACCGTTGGCATGCCGGTTGCTTTTGCTACTGAAATGCTGCTCAAAGGAGAAATCAATCTTACGGGTGTTCATACTCCAGTAATACCTGAACTTTACAACCCTATTTTATCGAAACTAGAACAAATAGGAATTCATTTTATAGAAGAACATCAGGTTATTAATTAA
- a CDS encoding MotA/TolQ/ExbB proton channel family protein — translation MRKFFSFLTVVSLLTFGASNWVMGQTTQVQQATNTQMVDDTTQPAVQEQPVAQTDTAAAEMAVPEEKGLHQVFKTKFIEGGVPWMTPILILLIIGLAIVIERIIYLNMATTNTQKLLQKVEDALNNGGIEAAKEVCRNTRGPVASIFYQGLDRYDQGLDVVEKSIVSYGSVQSSGLERGLTWISLAIALAPMLGFLGTVVGMVEAFDAIEVAGDISPTIVAGGIKVALLTTIFGLIVAIILQVFYNYLVSKIETLVISMEDSSISLMDILVHYQRKNK, via the coding sequence ATGAGAAAGTTTTTTTCTTTTTTAACCGTTGTTAGTTTGCTCACTTTTGGAGCAAGTAATTGGGTAATGGGTCAAACTACCCAGGTTCAACAAGCTACCAATACTCAAATGGTAGATGATACAACTCAACCTGCTGTACAAGAACAGCCAGTTGCTCAAACAGATACTGCAGCAGCTGAAATGGCAGTTCCCGAAGAAAAAGGGTTACATCAAGTGTTTAAAACAAAATTTATCGAAGGTGGTGTTCCTTGGATGACCCCAATTCTAATCCTTTTAATCATTGGTCTTGCTATTGTTATTGAGCGTATTATTTATCTTAATATGGCTACAACCAATACTCAAAAACTTTTACAAAAAGTTGAAGATGCCTTAAATAACGGCGGAATAGAAGCTGCTAAAGAAGTATGCCGCAATACCCGTGGTCCTGTAGCAAGTATTTTTTATCAAGGTTTAGATCGTTACGATCAAGGTCTCGATGTAGTTGAAAAATCAATTGTTTCCTATGGTAGTGTACAAAGCTCTGGTCTCGAAAGAGGTTTAACCTGGATAAGTTTAGCTATAGCACTTGCACCTATGTTAGGATTCTTAGGTACGGTTGTTGGTATGGTTGAAGCTTTCGATGCTATCGAAGTAGCTGGTGATATTTCTCCCACTATTGTAGCAGGTGGTATTAAAGTTGCATTGTTAACAACAATTTTTGGTCTTATTGTTGCAATTATATTACAGGTATTCTATAACTATCTTGTTTCTAAAATTGAAACCTTAGTTATTTCTATGGAAGATAGCTCCATCTCTTTAATGGATATTTTAGTTCATTATCAACGTAAAAATAAATAA
- the buk gene encoding butyrate kinase: protein MNSFRILAINPGSTSTKIAVFEDNKAIFTKNIKHTSEELAPFAKLIDQYSFRKEIILKELKEANIDIQTLNAVIGRGGLVNPIPSGVYEVNSAMLDDLRIGKLGQHASNLGGILADDIARLIPNAKAYIADPVVVDELDEVARFTGHPKFERISIFHALNQKAIARTHANAIGKSYEELNLIVAHLGGGISVGAHRKGKVVDVNNALDGEGPFSPERTGTLPAGALARLCFSGEYTLEEVKKMITGKGGLVAYLGTNDAYEVEQRVKNGDRYAEKVREAMAYQVGKAIAEMAAVLHGKVDAILLTGGIAYDKDFVEYVKEMVSFIAPVVLYPGEDEMKALAMNALMVLRGEVEPKVYR, encoded by the coding sequence ATGAATTCATTTAGAATTTTAGCTATCAATCCAGGTTCAACTTCGACTAAAATTGCTGTTTTCGAAGATAATAAGGCTATATTTACAAAAAACATTAAACATACTTCAGAGGAACTCGCTCCTTTTGCTAAACTTATCGACCAATATTCATTTCGTAAAGAAATTATATTGAAAGAATTAAAAGAAGCTAATATCGATATTCAAACATTAAATGCTGTAATTGGTCGAGGTGGTTTAGTTAATCCTATACCATCGGGTGTTTATGAGGTGAATTCAGCTATGCTCGATGATTTGAGAATTGGCAAATTGGGTCAACATGCCAGCAATTTAGGCGGAATTTTGGCCGATGATATTGCACGTCTTATACCTAATGCAAAGGCCTACATTGCCGACCCTGTTGTTGTTGATGAATTAGATGAGGTAGCACGTTTTACAGGTCATCCAAAATTTGAACGTATTTCTATATTTCATGCTTTAAATCAGAAAGCTATTGCACGAACGCATGCTAATGCTATCGGTAAATCATACGAAGAATTAAATTTAATTGTTGCTCATTTAGGAGGTGGAATTTCTGTAGGTGCACATCGAAAAGGAAAAGTAGTTGATGTTAATAATGCCCTTGATGGCGAAGGTCCTTTTTCACCTGAACGTACTGGAACCCTTCCTGCTGGCGCTTTAGCAAGATTATGTTTTAGTGGAGAATATACATTAGAGGAAGTAAAAAAGATGATTACGGGTAAGGGTGGATTAGTGGCTTATTTAGGAACCAATGATGCTTACGAAGTAGAACAACGAGTTAAAAATGGCGATCGTTATGCTGAAAAAGTTCGTGAAGCAATGGCGTATCAGGTTGGAAAGGCTATCGCCGAAATGGCTGCTGTATTACACGGTAAAGTAGATGCTATTTTACTAACAGGCGGAATTGCATACGATAAAGATTTTGTCGAATATGTTAAAGAAATGGTTTCGTTTATTGCTCCTGTTGTTCTTTATCCCGGAGAAGACGAAATGAAAGCTTTAGCTATGAACGCTTTAATGGTATTAAGAGGCGAAGTAGAACCCAAAGTATATCGCTAA
- a CDS encoding TatD family hydrolase: MKFVDTHTHIYLEQFDDDRNEMLQRSKNNGLVKLLVPDIDRHHREKMLEVCEQNKGYCYPMLGIHPTSVKEDYKTELEQLKAALEKNNVIAIGECGLDYYWDKTYIEQQTEVLVEQFFLAQHYKLPLVIHSRKSLNELIKLLKQYQHLGLTGVFHCFPGNIKEAEEVISLGFKLGIGGVVTYKNATMAEVVKEIPIKYIVLETDAPYLSPVPYRGQRNESSYIQIMANKIAELKNLTLEEVALQTSNNAQQLFKIE, from the coding sequence ATGAAATTTGTAGATACTCATACACATATTTATCTTGAGCAATTTGATGATGATAGGAATGAAATGCTCCAACGATCGAAAAATAATGGCTTAGTAAAATTGTTAGTGCCCGATATAGATAGACATCATCGAGAAAAAATGCTTGAAGTGTGCGAACAAAATAAAGGGTATTGTTATCCTATGTTGGGTATTCATCCTACATCGGTTAAGGAAGATTATAAAACAGAGCTTGAGCAATTGAAAGCCGCACTTGAAAAAAATAATGTTATTGCTATTGGCGAATGCGGACTCGATTATTATTGGGATAAAACATATATAGAACAGCAAACTGAAGTACTCGTCGAACAATTTTTTTTAGCACAACATTATAAGTTGCCATTAGTAATTCATTCGCGAAAATCATTAAATGAATTGATAAAGTTATTAAAGCAATATCAGCATTTAGGATTAACAGGTGTTTTTCATTGTTTCCCTGGTAATATTAAAGAAGCCGAAGAAGTTATTTCACTTGGCTTTAAGTTAGGAATAGGTGGAGTTGTAACATATAAAAATGCTACTATGGCAGAAGTAGTAAAAGAAATACCTATTAAATATATAGTACTAGAAACCGATGCTCCTTATTTATCGCCTGTTCCATATAGAGGACAACGTAATGAAAGTTCTTATATTCAAATAATGGCTAATAAAATAGCAGAATTAAAGAATTTAACCCTTGAGGAAGTTGCATTACAAACATCGAATAATGCACAACAATTATTTAAAATAGAATAA